A genome region from Nitrospira sp. includes the following:
- a CDS encoding type II toxin-antitoxin system HicA family toxin: MNKRKLLAKVLSGSKNLRFNEVILLVEAFGFRASRVKGSHHIFVHPDLSELVNLQEVGGKAKPYQVKQLMDLVERYNLRLQEDEDR; this comes from the coding sequence GTGAATAAGCGGAAGTTACTGGCTAAGGTCCTCAGCGGTTCGAAGAACTTACGATTCAACGAGGTTATTTTGCTCGTGGAAGCCTTCGGATTTCGTGCTTCGAGAGTTAAGGGAAGTCACCATATTTTTGTGCACCCAGATCTAAGTGAGTTGGTGAATTTGCAGGAGGTCGGAGGCAAGGCGAAGCCTTATCAGGTGAAGCAGTTGATGGATCTCGTCGAGAGGTATAACCTTAGGCTCCAGGAAGATGAGGATCGATGA
- a CDS encoding SUMF1/EgtB/PvdO family nonheme iron enzyme: MTKVGMTAWAMGAAIVGMSGALYALDVADVTREWTPEGKKLAAERVKLPAHDEMIRIPAGEFLMGSDRKVDKNSYLAEFPQRKVYLDAYDIDKHEVTTVQFLKYVLAHNLDPLIDWQYDGGNFQDTMVSHPVMHVSWFDAEAYCKWAGKRLPTEAEWEKAARGEDGRIYPWGNQMAGLSRANFGRTGLSGPVRDRPERLLLYPPIISVDKYDNAASPYGVFQMAGNVAEWVNDWYAPKYYATAPNKNPKGPETGSQRSFRGGGWIDSTPSVRVAQRNGTEPNTKMNWMGFRCARDVKDGADAPQAEAK; the protein is encoded by the coding sequence GTGACGAAGGTTGGCATGACGGCATGGGCGATGGGTGCGGCGATTGTGGGGATGAGCGGGGCCCTCTATGCGTTGGATGTCGCCGACGTCACCAGGGAATGGACGCCGGAAGGGAAAAAGCTGGCAGCCGAGCGGGTGAAGTTGCCGGCGCATGATGAGATGATTCGTATTCCGGCGGGCGAGTTCCTGATGGGCAGCGATCGGAAGGTCGACAAGAATTCTTACCTGGCCGAGTTCCCGCAACGGAAAGTCTATTTGGATGCCTACGACATCGATAAGCACGAAGTGACCACCGTGCAGTTTCTCAAATACGTGCTGGCCCACAATCTCGATCCTTTGATCGATTGGCAGTACGACGGCGGCAATTTCCAGGATACCATGGTCAGCCATCCGGTCATGCATGTGTCCTGGTTCGATGCGGAGGCCTACTGCAAATGGGCGGGGAAGCGATTACCGACCGAAGCGGAATGGGAAAAGGCTGCGCGCGGCGAAGACGGTCGCATCTATCCCTGGGGCAATCAAATGGCCGGACTCTCCCGGGCGAATTTTGGGCGCACGGGCCTCTCGGGGCCGGTACGAGACCGCCCGGAGCGGCTGTTGCTCTATCCGCCCATCATTTCTGTGGATAAGTACGATAACGCCGCCAGTCCCTATGGTGTGTTTCAGATGGCCGGGAATGTGGCTGAATGGGTGAATGATTGGTATGCCCCCAAATACTATGCCACTGCCCCTAATAAAAATCCCAAAGGTCCTGAGACCGGCAGCCAGCGAAGTTTTCGCGGCGGTGGCTGGATCGACAGTACTCCCAGCGTGCGAGTGGCGCAACGGAACGGGACGGAACCCAATACCAAGATGAATTGGATGGGATTCCGCTGTGCAAGGGATGTGAAGGACGGGGCGGACGCGCCACAGGCTGAGGCGAAATGA
- a CDS encoding YceI family protein — MTNRIGRAMVMWCMGATVLFGATLGHAETARYDVDLDHSIVEFKVAHMVISKTTGHFKDYTGFIEMDPDAGTVKSLEATIKTASVTTNHEKRDAHLRNPDFFDVEKYPTMLYKMKSYKKTGDGYTAVGDFTLHGVTKEITLTGNFNGVTKDPWGNTRAGFTAEGKLNRKDFGMVWNKALDSGGLVVGDEVFIKLDIECIKAKS; from the coding sequence ATGACGAATCGGATCGGTCGTGCGATGGTTATGTGGTGTATGGGCGCAACGGTGCTGTTCGGCGCAACGCTCGGGCATGCCGAAACCGCGCGCTATGATGTGGATCTGGATCATTCGATCGTGGAGTTCAAGGTCGCCCATATGGTGATTTCAAAAACCACCGGGCATTTCAAAGACTACACCGGATTTATCGAAATGGACCCCGATGCCGGGACGGTCAAGTCGCTTGAAGCGACCATCAAGACGGCCTCGGTGACGACCAACCATGAAAAGCGTGACGCGCATCTGCGCAATCCCGATTTCTTCGATGTCGAGAAGTATCCGACGATGCTGTACAAAATGAAGAGCTATAAAAAGACCGGCGACGGCTATACCGCCGTCGGTGATTTCACGTTGCACGGCGTGACGAAAGAGATCACGTTGACGGGCAATTTCAACGGCGTCACGAAGGATCCCTGGGGGAATACCCGGGCTGGATTTACGGCTGAAGGCAAACTGAACCGGAAAGACTTCGGTATGGTGTGGAACAAAGCCCTCGATAGCGGAGGGTTAGTAGTTGGGGACGAGGTGTTCATCAAGTTGGACATCGAGTGTATTAAGGCAAAGTCGTAA
- a CDS encoding energy transducer TonB, translating to MMRYAFGKVLGPALGGFGLALSLLIGAVSVVAGASPASAPAAAKRWAQFELVSTESDGSVQVGKDVVLGITLGGVPAGTESVMAIIESSGFQSQTVSLSEDDTPAVFQGTAILEPNSILKSRTTVHPKAVRIRVSFARAKITGLEEFLKRDVYVTLGDPPLEEDNAEVLPGPPAESPEADAAAVQKVTEQVMTVNATIAEEDLLPLPPPGESKAYWKQVSDLISRNWSRQIRSIRRAPSSETVRVHFKMYASGVAQLIQLEKGSGARDVNEAGLQTIIHAHPFPPIPPDISSDVVDVHVRMRTGAKVATRDVQMTVEKKPSKPVVPPSPKEGPAASGPVKE from the coding sequence ATGATGCGATATGCGTTCGGTAAGGTACTGGGACCGGCGCTCGGCGGATTTGGGCTGGCGCTCAGTCTCCTGATTGGTGCTGTTTCGGTCGTAGCCGGTGCCTCTCCTGCCTCGGCGCCAGCGGCCGCGAAGCGGTGGGCGCAATTCGAACTCGTCAGCACGGAGTCGGATGGGTCGGTACAGGTGGGCAAGGACGTGGTGCTTGGCATCACCCTTGGCGGAGTGCCCGCGGGGACCGAGTCCGTCATGGCGATCATCGAGTCCTCCGGCTTTCAGAGTCAGACCGTGTCGTTGAGCGAGGATGATACTCCCGCGGTCTTCCAGGGAACGGCGATATTGGAGCCGAATTCCATCTTGAAGAGCCGGACCACTGTCCATCCGAAGGCCGTGCGAATTCGAGTGTCGTTCGCGAGGGCAAAAATCACGGGACTCGAGGAGTTTCTCAAACGTGATGTGTATGTCACGCTCGGCGACCCGCCGCTGGAAGAAGACAACGCCGAGGTGCTTCCCGGGCCACCCGCTGAGAGCCCGGAAGCCGATGCTGCGGCTGTGCAAAAGGTGACCGAGCAGGTGATGACCGTGAATGCGACCATTGCCGAGGAAGATCTCTTGCCTTTACCGCCTCCCGGAGAATCCAAAGCTTATTGGAAACAAGTGAGTGATCTGATCAGCCGGAATTGGAGTCGGCAGATCCGCTCCATCCGTCGGGCTCCCAGCAGCGAGACCGTGCGTGTGCATTTCAAGATGTACGCCAGTGGAGTTGCGCAGCTGATCCAGTTGGAGAAAGGTTCAGGCGCGCGGGATGTCAATGAAGCCGGATTGCAGACGATCATTCATGCCCACCCGTTCCCCCCTATTCCGCCGGATATCAGCAGCGATGTCGTCGATGTGCATGTGCGTATGCGAACGGGGGCGAAAGTCGCAACCCGCGATGTGCAAATGACGGTCGAGAAAAAACCGTCCAAGCCCGTGGTGCCCCCATCACCGAAGGAAGGTCCCGCCGCAAGCGGTCCTGTAAAGGAGTAG
- the tdh gene encoding L-threonine 3-dehydrogenase encodes MRALVKTAAQPGLTYTDRPDPTPGPSDAVIRVKATSLCGTDAHIYNWDAWAHSRIHPPRTIGHEMCGEVVAVGADVTLVGVGDYVAAESHLTCGACFQCRTGQAHVCKHYRILGVDLDGSFADYVVLPETVLWKTSPDIPPELACLQEPLGNAVDAALVEDLTGHTVLITGCGPTGLFAAAVARTAGAATILATDVSDYRLGLAKHVGVDHVFNAKTDGPEAIAAAILDITKGEGVDASLEMSGHPTALHHAFRAVKNGGRVTLFGIPTGPVTCDLANEVIFKGIRVHGITGRRLFSTWYRLAGLFKAGLNIRPVLTHTFPLKDFAQGFELINSGQCGKVVLFP; translated from the coding sequence ATGCGCGCACTCGTGAAGACCGCCGCTCAACCGGGCCTGACCTATACCGATCGCCCCGATCCCACACCAGGCCCGTCAGATGCCGTTATCCGCGTGAAAGCCACGTCCCTGTGCGGAACCGATGCCCATATCTATAATTGGGATGCCTGGGCTCACAGCCGCATCCACCCTCCCAGGACGATCGGACATGAAATGTGCGGCGAAGTGGTGGCCGTGGGAGCAGATGTCACACTCGTGGGCGTCGGCGACTATGTCGCGGCCGAATCGCACTTGACCTGCGGCGCCTGCTTTCAATGCCGCACCGGCCAGGCCCACGTGTGTAAGCACTACCGGATTCTCGGCGTCGATCTGGACGGGTCGTTTGCCGACTATGTCGTGCTCCCGGAAACCGTGCTGTGGAAAACGTCTCCGGACATTCCGCCCGAGCTGGCTTGCCTGCAGGAACCGTTAGGGAATGCCGTCGATGCGGCCCTGGTAGAGGACTTGACCGGTCACACCGTCCTCATCACCGGCTGCGGCCCGACCGGCCTGTTCGCGGCGGCTGTCGCCCGCACTGCAGGAGCCGCTACCATTCTCGCCACCGACGTCAGTGATTACCGCCTGGGCTTGGCCAAACACGTGGGCGTCGATCACGTCTTCAATGCGAAGACCGACGGCCCGGAAGCCATCGCCGCCGCAATTCTCGATATCACGAAAGGAGAAGGCGTCGATGCGTCACTGGAAATGTCCGGACACCCCACGGCCTTGCACCATGCCTTTCGGGCCGTGAAGAACGGCGGGCGCGTGACGCTGTTCGGCATTCCGACCGGCCCCGTCACCTGCGACCTCGCCAACGAGGTCATCTTCAAAGGTATCCGTGTTCATGGGATCACTGGTCGTCGCCTGTTCAGCACGTGGTATCGCCTGGCCGGTCTCTTCAAAGCCGGCCTCAATATCCGCCCGGTCCTCACCCACACCTTCCCGCTCAAGGACTTCGCCCAAGGATTTGAATTGATCAACTCCGGCCAATGCGGCAAAGTAGTCCTGTTTCCATGA
- a CDS encoding glycine C-acetyltransferase, giving the protein MAYTSLQKAVEQQLADIRAAGLYKTERQILSPQSTEIRVAQGDVINLCANNYLGLANHPEVRQAAADGLNEFGYGMASVRFICGTQQLHTTLEQAISTFFGTADTILYSSCFDANGGLFESLLDEQDTIISDALNHASLIDGIRLCKAARLRYAHADMAELEARLTESAASRVRMIVTDGVFSMDGDLAQLDRIVELADRYDAAVVVDDSHATGVLGTGGRGTPDQFGVAGRVDLITSTLGKALGGATGGFTTGRKELIELLRQRSRPYLFSNSLPPVIAAAALQAIELVAQGNSLRHTLMEHARWFRGQLTALGFSLVPGIHPIIPVMLGEAAVATRMADRLLQEGIYVVGFSYPVVPKGQARIRLQLSAAHTHEQLERAVVAFAKVGRELKVIT; this is encoded by the coding sequence ATGGCATACACGTCGCTTCAGAAAGCCGTCGAACAACAGTTGGCGGACATCCGTGCAGCCGGTCTCTACAAGACCGAACGGCAGATCCTGAGCCCGCAAAGTACCGAGATCCGTGTGGCCCAGGGGGATGTCATCAATCTGTGCGCGAACAATTACCTCGGGTTGGCGAATCATCCGGAGGTGAGGCAGGCAGCCGCCGATGGACTCAACGAGTTCGGCTATGGGATGGCTTCCGTCCGATTCATTTGCGGCACGCAACAGCTGCACACAACCCTCGAACAGGCGATCAGCACCTTCTTCGGCACTGCCGACACCATTCTCTATAGCTCCTGCTTCGATGCCAACGGCGGACTGTTCGAGAGCCTGCTCGACGAGCAGGACACGATCATCAGCGATGCCTTGAACCACGCAAGCCTGATCGACGGTATTCGGCTCTGCAAAGCCGCCCGCCTGCGCTATGCCCATGCCGACATGGCCGAGCTAGAAGCCCGGCTGACTGAATCGGCTGCGAGCCGGGTGCGCATGATCGTGACCGACGGGGTGTTTTCGATGGACGGCGATCTGGCACAACTCGACCGCATTGTGGAGCTGGCCGATCGGTATGATGCGGCGGTGGTCGTGGACGACAGTCATGCCACCGGAGTATTGGGAACAGGCGGGCGCGGCACCCCGGACCAGTTCGGAGTCGCCGGACGGGTTGATCTGATTACCAGCACCCTCGGGAAGGCGCTCGGTGGCGCAACCGGTGGGTTTACCACAGGCCGGAAAGAACTCATCGAGCTGTTACGACAACGTTCCCGGCCCTATCTCTTCTCGAATAGTCTGCCACCGGTCATTGCCGCGGCCGCATTACAAGCCATCGAGCTGGTCGCGCAAGGCAACAGCCTGCGTCACACCTTGATGGAGCACGCCCGCTGGTTTCGAGGACAACTGACGGCGCTGGGCTTCAGCCTCGTGCCCGGAATCCATCCCATCATTCCAGTCATGCTGGGGGAGGCGGCGGTCGCAACACGGATGGCCGACCGTCTACTGCAGGAAGGGATCTATGTCGTGGGGTTCAGCTATCCGGTGGTCCCGAAAGGGCAAGCTCGCATTCGTCTGCAACTGTCTGCCGCCCACACCCACGAGCAACTCGAACGAGCGGTTGTCGCGTTCGCCAAAGTAGGCCGTGAACTCAAAGTGATCACGTAA
- a CDS encoding VacJ family lipoprotein: MVHRIGVGAGRFLEVVSAVVLLMVVGCAGGPPRPTLTTGAGVESLSVPEYQTDGGGTATVDTTPLASPHAALAEDKQAPSPVSEPTVEPAEDPFFDPFAKSDEPAGGEEYDPWEPVNTKVFEFNRLVDRWVLKPVAQGYNAVMPNPVQIGIGNVFYNIRFPSRLINNLAQGKLSGAGTEVGRFLLNSTFGLGGLVDVAKYMNITTPEEDTGQTLGYYGMKPGPYVVLPLLPPFTLRDLVGFVGDIALNPINWMVFPIIEINGIPSLVAHHNRTTSSIAQIGSRVGEILNDRSLNLEKFQGVEEATLDLYTAVKNAYIQKRRNQIRE, encoded by the coding sequence ATGGTGCATCGGATAGGTGTAGGCGCGGGACGGTTTCTCGAAGTGGTGTCGGCGGTCGTGTTGCTGATGGTGGTGGGATGTGCCGGCGGGCCGCCTCGCCCTACATTGACCACAGGTGCCGGGGTTGAATCTCTCTCAGTGCCGGAGTATCAAACTGACGGGGGTGGAACCGCCACGGTCGACACCACCCCGCTCGCATCGCCTCACGCGGCTTTGGCCGAGGACAAGCAGGCGCCGTCGCCTGTCTCGGAACCGACGGTCGAGCCGGCTGAAGATCCGTTTTTCGATCCCTTTGCGAAGAGCGACGAACCTGCTGGGGGAGAAGAGTATGACCCCTGGGAGCCGGTGAATACGAAAGTGTTCGAGTTTAATAGGCTGGTGGATCGGTGGGTGCTCAAACCGGTCGCGCAGGGGTATAACGCGGTCATGCCCAACCCGGTGCAGATCGGCATCGGCAACGTGTTCTACAACATACGATTCCCTTCGCGGCTGATCAACAATCTGGCTCAGGGCAAGTTGTCGGGCGCTGGGACCGAGGTCGGCCGCTTTCTGCTGAACAGCACCTTCGGGCTGGGCGGGCTAGTTGATGTCGCGAAGTATATGAATATCACCACACCGGAAGAAGACACCGGACAGACGTTAGGGTATTACGGCATGAAACCGGGCCCCTACGTGGTGTTGCCGTTGTTGCCGCCGTTTACCTTGCGGGATCTGGTCGGGTTTGTCGGAGATATTGCTCTGAATCCGATCAACTGGATGGTGTTCCCTATTATTGAGATCAACGGCATTCCTTCATTGGTTGCTCATCACAACCGGACGACCTCGTCCATCGCACAGATTGGCAGCCGCGTCGGAGAGATTCTGAACGATCGCTCGTTGAATCTGGAAAAATTTCAAGGAGTCGAGGAAGCGACGCTGGATTTGTATACGGCGGTGAAGAATGCCTACATTCAGAAACGGCGGAACCAGATTCGCGAGTAA
- a CDS encoding alpha/beta hydrolase yields MSLFDQFFVYHPDPWEEGDWSAAGGVPLQEVWFQATDGTKLFGWYAEQSAGSAVVLWCHGNAGNMVHRLDNLRALYRLGLSVFLFDYRGYGKSQGRPSEAGLYQDAIGAHDYLTHVRRIRPERLVIFGRSLGGAVAGELAAQRPATGLLLESCFPSIEAVARHHYMGLPLHWLLGASFRLEDRLPHLSLPKLFVHGDRDDIIPIELGQRAFAAAKAPKEFYIVRGADHNDVPSVGGRAYFATLSAFIAAALGR; encoded by the coding sequence ATGAGTCTGTTCGATCAATTCTTTGTCTATCATCCGGATCCGTGGGAAGAAGGCGATTGGTCCGCCGCCGGCGGTGTGCCGTTGCAGGAGGTTTGGTTTCAGGCTACGGATGGAACGAAATTGTTCGGCTGGTATGCGGAGCAGTCTGCCGGGTCTGCGGTCGTGCTGTGGTGCCACGGTAATGCGGGTAATATGGTCCACCGGCTGGACAATCTTCGTGCGTTGTATCGGTTGGGGTTGTCGGTGTTTCTCTTCGATTATCGAGGATACGGGAAGAGCCAGGGGCGTCCCTCGGAAGCCGGACTCTATCAGGATGCGATCGGGGCCCATGACTATCTCACGCACGTTCGCCGGATCAGGCCTGAACGTCTCGTGATTTTCGGCCGTTCCTTAGGCGGCGCGGTAGCTGGAGAACTGGCGGCGCAGCGACCTGCCACGGGGCTGTTGCTGGAGTCCTGTTTCCCATCGATCGAGGCGGTGGCTCGCCACCATTATATGGGGTTGCCGCTGCACTGGTTGTTGGGCGCGTCGTTTCGATTGGAGGATCGGCTTCCTCATCTTTCGTTGCCCAAGCTGTTTGTGCATGGAGATCGTGATGACATTATCCCGATCGAATTGGGCCAACGGGCCTTTGCCGCCGCGAAAGCGCCGAAGGAGTTCTACATCGTGCGAGGCGCCGATCACAACGATGTGCCGTCGGTCGGTGGGCGGGCCTATTTTGCCACACTCTCCGCCTTTATTGCTGCGGCGCTCGGTCGCTGA
- a CDS encoding outer membrane beta-barrel protein, which produces MWLPILLCFLVGSLSHPFAAGSAEFGEIDLAGYFLGSWPRDQSLYNQGETVSASIQHGFGAGVKVGLFPHATRRMLGIEIDSYGHGGALSFPNTANGHQNGTGRSNLLVLNTMINLVLRYPGETVTPYLGIGGGWSHGTLLNPNITGRADQDFESARAFGRQYLAGAQVMVSQKVYVFGEYRYFSANYHWDGLAVDFRVHYGVVGVGLRF; this is translated from the coding sequence ATGTGGCTTCCCATCCTCCTGTGTTTTCTGGTCGGTTCATTGTCGCACCCGTTTGCAGCCGGAAGCGCCGAATTTGGCGAGATCGATTTGGCTGGATATTTCCTAGGCAGCTGGCCGCGTGATCAGAGTCTCTACAATCAAGGTGAGACGGTGTCGGCTTCAATCCAGCATGGCTTCGGCGCTGGGGTGAAAGTTGGCCTCTTTCCACATGCTACGCGCCGGATGCTGGGCATCGAGATTGATTCGTACGGGCATGGTGGCGCACTCTCTTTCCCGAATACGGCGAACGGCCACCAGAACGGGACCGGGCGCTCAAATCTGTTGGTGCTCAATACCATGATCAATCTGGTGCTCCGGTATCCGGGCGAGACGGTGACGCCCTACCTCGGCATCGGCGGCGGCTGGTCGCACGGAACATTGCTCAATCCCAACATCACCGGACGGGCCGACCAGGATTTCGAGTCCGCCCGCGCATTCGGTCGTCAGTATCTGGCGGGGGCTCAAGTCATGGTCAGCCAGAAGGTCTACGTGTTCGGAGAGTATCGCTACTTTTCTGCCAACTACCATTGGGACGGCCTCGCGGTAGATTTTCGCGTTCATTATGGGGTGGTCGGGGTGGGGCTGCGGTTCTAA
- a CDS encoding TRL-like family protein: protein MKKVTVLFSLSLISAAYLSLTGCQIVASPMAGGIYNETKYGDVATTHNSATKEGKACGTSILGWVATGDASVSAAKAAGGITTVASVDHSAKNILGILGEWCTIVKGS, encoded by the coding sequence ATGAAGAAGGTGACCGTCTTGTTTTCTCTGAGCCTGATCAGCGCAGCGTATCTCAGCCTCACGGGCTGTCAGATCGTGGCGTCTCCGATGGCAGGTGGAATCTACAATGAAACGAAGTATGGCGATGTGGCCACGACCCACAACAGCGCCACGAAGGAAGGTAAGGCCTGCGGTACCTCGATTCTGGGCTGGGTAGCGACGGGTGATGCCAGCGTGTCGGCGGCGAAAGCGGCCGGCGGGATCACCACCGTGGCTTCGGTGGACCACTCAGCGAAGAACATTCTCGGCATCCTTGGCGAATGGTGCACGATCGTTAAGGGCAGCTGA
- a CDS encoding DUF4105 domain-containing protein, translating into MPGLRSLTGALSVLLLPIVPILSFLLVLLVLATSVAAEDLPAPYVTQLLQQARQARLAEAREWQLLLHYRANLFGGYTSEQDDPGFFLSPEGKTDPQAELDATLKQFFSPDLVGRSQQPAQCAFVARYGWLAEQLTFDPMQLPPMPCERFERWIAEFHARSITLVFPSAFMNNPASMFGHTLLRIDQEGQTPHTRILAYTINYAADVPPDEGLAYPVRGIFGGYRGYFSTIPYYLKVQEYRDIENRDIWEYRLNFNGPQIRRLLMHAWELGNASFDYFFFKENCSYHLLSLLEYADPSLHLTEQFRFWTVPADTVRVLAAEPGLVKEIAFRPSRVTLIRRKREHLSEPEQEMVKRLLQDASATQSEDLRSLPPARQAFVLDVASDYVRYRGERDEAQAATARDHNRQILTARSLLRIPSQDLLIRPFATQPELGHKTSRASLGGGWRNNDTFEEVSVRAGYHDLLDPESGYTPDAQIELGSISLRHYNRADQTRIERATLANVLSLSPIDSLFHAPSWKLNIGMQTIKHGTCELCSNWNVSGGIGAATETHLLRREVWFAFAEVEGNYSRAYEERHRVGGGASVGLYADLAERWRLLASAGYLRYALGEKSDDVRWSVGQRYTLAQNWSLRLEYSHRDHDNDVLFTMQAFF; encoded by the coding sequence ATGCCAGGGCTCCGGTCATTGACCGGAGCCCTGTCCGTTCTTCTGCTTCCCATCGTGCCCATCCTGTCTTTTCTGCTGGTGCTTCTTGTTCTGGCGACGTCTGTCGCAGCGGAAGACTTGCCCGCGCCTTATGTGACGCAACTTCTTCAACAGGCTCGTCAGGCTCGGTTGGCGGAGGCGCGTGAGTGGCAGCTCCTGCTCCACTATCGCGCCAACCTGTTCGGCGGCTACACAAGCGAACAGGATGACCCAGGGTTTTTTCTCTCACCCGAAGGCAAGACCGATCCTCAGGCGGAGCTCGATGCGACGCTGAAACAGTTTTTTTCACCGGACCTGGTCGGTCGTTCTCAGCAACCGGCTCAATGTGCGTTTGTCGCGCGCTACGGCTGGCTTGCGGAGCAGTTGACGTTCGATCCGATGCAGCTGCCTCCCATGCCCTGCGAACGCTTCGAACGATGGATCGCGGAGTTTCACGCCCGCTCCATCACGCTCGTGTTCCCGTCGGCGTTCATGAACAATCCCGCGTCCATGTTCGGCCACACGTTGTTGCGTATCGATCAGGAAGGGCAGACGCCGCACACCCGCATTCTGGCCTATACCATCAATTACGCGGCGGATGTGCCGCCTGACGAAGGTCTTGCCTATCCCGTGCGCGGCATCTTCGGCGGCTATCGAGGATACTTTTCCACCATTCCCTATTACCTCAAGGTGCAGGAATATCGGGACATCGAAAATCGCGATATCTGGGAGTATCGGCTGAATTTCAACGGGCCGCAAATTCGTCGGCTCCTCATGCATGCCTGGGAGCTCGGCAACGCCTCCTTTGATTACTTTTTCTTCAAGGAGAACTGTTCCTACCATCTGTTATCCTTGCTGGAATATGCGGACCCTTCGCTGCATCTGACCGAGCAGTTCCGGTTCTGGACTGTCCCGGCAGACACGGTTCGGGTGCTGGCGGCTGAGCCAGGCTTGGTGAAAGAGATCGCATTTCGTCCGTCCCGTGTCACACTCATTCGCCGCAAACGCGAACACCTGTCGGAGCCTGAGCAGGAGATGGTGAAGCGATTGCTGCAGGATGCGTCCGCCACTCAGTCGGAGGACCTTCGGAGCCTGCCGCCGGCCCGTCAGGCCTTCGTGTTGGATGTCGCGTCCGACTATGTGCGGTATAGGGGGGAGCGCGACGAAGCGCAGGCAGCGACGGCTCGAGACCACAACCGGCAGATCTTGACCGCACGGAGTCTCTTGCGGATTCCGTCACAAGATCTCTTGATTCGTCCCTTCGCCACGCAGCCGGAGCTAGGGCACAAGACATCCCGCGCGAGTCTGGGCGGCGGCTGGCGAAACAACGATACCTTCGAAGAGGTCAGTGTGCGAGCCGGATATCACGATCTGCTCGATCCTGAGTCTGGCTATACGCCGGATGCGCAGATCGAACTCGGGTCAATCAGTCTGCGTCACTACAACCGGGCCGATCAGACGCGGATTGAACGGGCCACCCTGGCGAACGTGTTGTCGCTGTCACCGATCGATAGTTTGTTCCATGCCCCCTCTTGGAAATTGAACATCGGGATGCAGACGATCAAGCATGGAACCTGCGAGCTCTGCAGCAATTGGAATGTCAGTGGTGGCATCGGTGCAGCGACGGAGACGCATCTGCTCCGCCGTGAGGTGTGGTTTGCGTTTGCGGAAGTGGAGGGGAATTACAGCCGGGCCTATGAAGAACGACATCGGGTCGGCGGTGGGGCATCGGTGGGGCTGTATGCCGATCTGGCCGAGCGGTGGCGGCTGTTGGCCTCGGCGGGCTATCTCAGGTATGCGTTAGGCGAGAAGTCCGACGATGTGCGCTGGTCAGTGGGGCAGCGGTATACGCTCGCGCAGAATTGGTCGCTTCGCCTGGAGTACAGTCATCGCGATCACGATAACGATGTCCTGTTCACGATGCAGGCGTTTTTTTAG
- a CDS encoding DUF3015 domain-containing protein → MLRQVIVALGVAAVVSQAGLAMAANPDTGPGCGLGKLAWADYKNQKNIGPQVMMATTNGTFGSGTFGISSGTSGCTNDGQVMADQKTTMFALLNFENLTQEMAQGQGEHLASLASLMGIADEQHPAFFALTQERYTALVQDGETSSVALVKTLNDAVSKSPVLAQAVSR, encoded by the coding sequence ATGCTGAGACAAGTCATCGTAGCATTGGGTGTGGCCGCAGTGGTATCGCAGGCAGGTTTGGCCATGGCTGCCAATCCCGACACCGGACCTGGTTGTGGTCTTGGGAAGCTGGCCTGGGCGGATTATAAGAATCAAAAGAATATCGGCCCGCAGGTCATGATGGCGACGACCAACGGCACGTTCGGCAGCGGTACCTTCGGCATCAGCTCGGGAACGTCCGGCTGCACGAACGATGGGCAAGTCATGGCTGATCAAAAGACCACGATGTTCGCCTTGCTGAACTTCGAGAATTTGACCCAGGAGATGGCGCAGGGACAGGGTGAGCATTTGGCTTCCCTGGCTTCGCTCATGGGGATTGCGGACGAGCAGCATCCGGCGTTTTTTGCGTTAACCCAAGAGCGCTACACGGCGTTGGTGCAGGATGGTGAAACCTCGTCGGTCGCGTTGGTGAAGACGTTGAACGACGCGGTCTCGAAGAGCCCTGTCCTCGCGCAAGCTGTCAGCCGCTAA